One window from the genome of Grus americana isolate bGruAme1 chromosome 14, bGruAme1.mat, whole genome shotgun sequence encodes:
- the LOC129212548 gene encoding neuropeptide Y receptor type 6-like — translation MDKAIQHPSEILANQTISNISYSHFLNFDTCQPSFLAEFLLITAYSLVTMVGLLGNLCLIIIIKRRKEAQNVTNILIANLSLSDVLICIMCIPVTVAYTLMDYWIFGEAMCKISSFIQSISVTVSIFSLVLIAIERYQLIVNPRGWKPNISHAYWGILFIWGFSLVISIPFLIFHQLTDEPFKHLSFHSDFYKNKVACIEAWPSVTERLIFTTSLLVFQYCFPLGFIFICYLRIFICLRRRHGKIDRMRENESRLSENKRITMMLISIVVTFAACWLPLNIFNVVFDWNYEALMGCNHNLAFTICHLVAMSSTCINPIFYGFLNRNFQKDLIVLVHRCRCSASQEEYENIALSNLQTDASKGSLKLNNPLADI, via the coding sequence ATGGACAAAGCCATTCAGCATCCCAGTGAGATTCTGGCTAATCAAACTATCTCTAACATTAGCTATTCTCATTTTTTGAACTTTGATACGTGCCAACCTTCCTTCCTTGCTGAATTCTTGCTTATTACAGCCTACTCATTAGTTACAATGGTGGGGCTTCTTGGAAATCTTTGCCTGATTATTATAATAAAGAGACGGAAGGAAGCTCAAAATGTTACCAACATTTTGATTGCCAATCTCTCTTTATCAGATGTCTTGATCTGTATCATGTGTATTCCTGTCACAGTTGCATATACCTTAATGGACTACTGGATATTTGGGGAAGCTATGTGTAAAATAAGTTCTTTCATACAAAGTATATCTGTCACAGTCTCCATTTTCTCACTCGTACTCATCGCTATCGAGAGATATCAGTTAATTGTGAACCCACGTGGCTGGAAGCCTAATATTTCACATGCTTACTGGGGAATTCTTTTCATCTGGGGGTTTTCCCTCGTAATAtccattccttttttaatatttcaccaATTAACAGATGAACCCTTCAAACATCTGTCTTTCCATAGTGATTTCTACAAGAACAAGGTTGCCTGCATCGAAGCATGGCCCTCCGTTACAGAACGACTGATTTTTACCACTAGTCTGCTGGTTTTCCAGTACTGTTTCCCattggggtttatttttatctgctaTCTCAGGATATTCATATGTCTTCGAAGGAGACATGGTAAAATAGACAGGATGAGAGAGAATGAGAGCAGACTGAGTGAAAACAAAAGGATTACAATGATGTTGATATCAATTGTTGTGACTTTTGCAGCTTGCTGGTTGCCTCTCAATATATTCAATGTTGTTTTTGACTGGAACTATGAGGCACTCATGGGCTGTAATCACAATCTAGCATTTACAATATGCCACCTTGTGGCCATGAGCTCCACATGTATCAATCCCATCTTTTATGGATTTCTCAACAGGaattttcagaaggatttgaTAGTATTAGTTCACCGCTGCAGATGCTCAGCATCACAAGAGGAATATGAAAATATTGCCCTTTCGAATCTGCAGACTGATGCATCTAAGGGAtctctgaaattaaataatCCCCTCGCGGATATCTAA
- the HNRNPA0 gene encoding heterogeneous nuclear ribonucleoprotein A0 codes for MENSQLCKLFIGGLNVQTTEAGLREHFAAYGTLTDCVVVLNPQTKRSRCFGFVTYSAVEEADAAMAASPHAVDGNAVELKRAVSREDSAKPGAHAKVKKLFVGGLKGDVGEGDLVQHFSQFGPVEKAEIIADKQSGKKRGFGFVYFQNHDAADKAAVVKFHPIQGHRVEVKKAVPKEDIQSGGGGGGSSRPSRGGRGGGRGRGGGSGNRDHNGLSKGGGGYNSYGGYGGGGGGGGGYGSYGSGSYGGGGGGGGGDYGNGYGGFGSYSQHQSSYGPMKSGGGGGGGGGSWGGRSNSGPYRGGYGGGGYGGGSF; via the coding sequence ATGGAGAACTCGCAGCTATGCAAGCTGTTCATCGGCGGCCTGAATGTGCAGACCACGGAGGCCGGGCTGCGGGAGCACTTCGCGGCCTACGGTACCCTCACCGACTGCGTGGTCGTGCTCAACCCGCAGACCAAGCGCTCCCGCTGCTTCGGCTTCGTCACCTATTCGGCGGTGGAGGAGGCCGACGCCGCCATGGCCGCCTCCCCCCACGCCGTGGACGGGAACGCGGTGGAGCTGAAGCGGGCCGTGTCCCGGGAGGACTCGGCCAAACCGGGCGCCCACGCTAAGGTGAAGAAGCTCTTTGTGGGCGGCCTCAAAGGGGACGTAGGCGAAGGGGACCTGGTGCAGCATTTCAGCCAGTTCGGCCCCGTGGAGAAGGCCGAGATCATCGCCGACAAACAGAGCGGGAAAAAGCGCGGGTTCGGCTTCGTCTATTTCCAGAACCACGACGCCGCCGACAAGGCGGCCGTGGTCAAGTTCCACCCGATCCAGGGCCACCGCGTGGAGGTCAAGAAGGCCGTGCCCAAGGAGGACATCCAGTCGggcgggggaggcggcggctcTTCCAGGCCCTCccggggaggcagaggaggaggaaggggtcGGGGCGGCGGATCCGGCAACCGGGATCACAACGGTCTTTCTAAAGGAGGCGGCGGTTACAATAGCTACGGCGGCTACGgtggaggaggcggcggcggcggcggttaCGGCTCCTATGGCAGCGGCTCCTAcggaggcggcggcggagggggaggcggcgACTACGGCAACGGGTACGGCGGGTTCGGCAGCTACAGCCAGCATCAGTCCTCCTACGGCCCCATGAAGAGCGgcggaggaggtggaggagggggCGGCAGCTGGGGGGGCCGCAGTAACAGTGGACCGTACAGAGGAGGCTATGGTGGGGGAGGCTACGGGGGCGGCTCTTTCTGA